One Edaphobacter flagellatus genomic region harbors:
- a CDS encoding carbohydrate-binding family 9-like protein: MLSSDSTIYATRIAQDHPLDLDPRSEQWNRSQPVSFRHDNYGELVPGMDTSVRARWTEKNLYLLFICCYQELHLKPDPQTSHATNELWNWDVAELFIGTDSHSTGRYKEFEISPQAEWLDLDIDLQAPRRIGDPTWTSRFEVAACIDSIAKTWYGAMRIPFAAITAASVAAEMTFRANLFRSQGPQHQLLAWQASMSETFHVPERFGSLHLVE, encoded by the coding sequence ATGCTGTCATCCGATTCGACAATCTACGCTACGCGGATCGCGCAGGATCATCCCCTTGACCTCGATCCTCGCTCGGAACAGTGGAACAGGTCACAACCTGTCTCGTTTCGTCATGACAACTACGGGGAGCTGGTCCCAGGTATGGATACCAGCGTTCGTGCCAGATGGACTGAAAAGAACCTGTACCTACTCTTCATCTGCTGCTATCAGGAACTTCACCTGAAGCCAGACCCGCAGACCAGTCACGCAACGAACGAGCTATGGAATTGGGACGTGGCGGAGCTCTTTATCGGTACGGATTCGCACTCCACCGGCCGATATAAGGAATTTGAAATCTCTCCGCAGGCGGAATGGCTTGATCTGGATATCGACCTCCAGGCGCCCCGGCGTATAGGCGATCCCACATGGACATCACGTTTTGAAGTCGCAGCTTGCATCGATTCCATAGCTAAAACATGGTACGGCGCGATGCGCATTCCCTTTGCTGCGATCACCGCAGCATCAGTGGCCGCCGAAATGACATTCCGTGCGAATCTCTTCCGCAGTCAGGGACCACAACATCAGTTGCTTGCCTGGCAGGCCAGTATGAGCGAAACCTTCCATGTTCCTGAACGATTTGGATCACTGCACCTTGTTGAGTAA